From a single Planctellipticum variicoloris genomic region:
- a CDS encoding DMP19 family protein, which translates to MAILHSPALWVALLVTAAIVAIAVIKRRDTPKQWGFREVVKNPIYWAELNQARREAENAAADTKNWSDDEVSSAARHFIFDVTSSREAWGEARVLRELGDRVHQSVVEILGNPTLYSRLIEPSNESVLPETPFMRACDLLGNAPPESATAKIAPFLVDSSTEIRKNAALVIAKTGSPLIVPHIRRALLDSDEYVRSYALMGLEFALKRKGLATNVSTELFTDVRDLLEQGKNADNAAEILFQFDSERAKQYFLSPRVFRPESPILHEVLETLADAKASVQRDRLLEMISALEAEDLTYPRNYSLREALRLLGQQQNAADQQFLTDRTAHDDADVSAGASAGLLCFHGLDGFDKRIWEAVEKAGYESLHSYQQFYIAVIVCNSEINNGGFAQYFFNSSGDHWQDALAGFEATGSKERLALLRQAIEFFGPAGPSEDREKRQLELSRIYKKNDGVFEELESRYYKSSENVDVLTTRFVLANPDHFR; encoded by the coding sequence TCACTGCGGCTATCGTGGCCATTGCAGTGATCAAGCGTCGCGACACGCCAAAGCAGTGGGGCTTCAGGGAGGTCGTGAAGAACCCGATCTATTGGGCCGAACTCAACCAGGCTCGGCGAGAAGCCGAGAACGCAGCTGCAGATACGAAAAACTGGTCCGACGATGAGGTTTCATCAGCGGCACGACATTTCATTTTCGACGTGACGAGCAGCCGCGAAGCGTGGGGAGAAGCCCGGGTCCTCCGCGAACTGGGCGATCGTGTTCATCAATCAGTCGTGGAGATATTGGGGAATCCAACGCTCTACTCGCGTCTTATTGAACCGAGTAATGAAAGTGTCCTGCCCGAAACGCCCTTCATGCGAGCATGCGACCTGCTGGGAAACGCGCCGCCGGAATCGGCGACAGCAAAGATCGCACCGTTTCTCGTTGATTCGTCTACGGAGATTCGCAAAAACGCCGCGCTGGTCATCGCAAAAACTGGCTCACCGCTCATCGTGCCGCATATTCGGCGCGCATTGTTGGATTCTGACGAGTATGTGCGGTCGTACGCGCTGATGGGCCTGGAGTTCGCTCTGAAGAGGAAGGGCCTCGCTACAAACGTCTCTACGGAACTCTTTACCGACGTGAGGGACCTCCTCGAGCAGGGGAAAAACGCAGACAACGCAGCAGAGATCCTGTTTCAATTCGACAGCGAACGAGCCAAACAGTACTTCCTGTCACCTCGGGTATTCCGGCCTGAATCCCCCATTCTTCACGAAGTTCTTGAAACGCTCGCGGATGCAAAAGCCTCGGTTCAAAGGGATCGATTGCTCGAGATGATCTCCGCGTTAGAGGCCGAAGACCTGACGTACCCTCGCAATTATTCGCTCCGCGAGGCGCTCCGTCTGCTTGGGCAGCAGCAGAATGCTGCCGATCAGCAGTTCCTCACTGACCGGACGGCGCACGACGATGCTGACGTTTCTGCAGGAGCGTCAGCCGGGCTTCTGTGCTTTCATGGACTTGACGGATTCGACAAGCGGATCTGGGAGGCGGTGGAAAAGGCAGGATATGAGTCCTTGCATTCTTATCAGCAGTTTTACATCGCCGTCATCGTCTGCAATAGCGAGATCAATAATGGAGGTTTCGCTCAGTATTTCTTTAATTCCAGTGGCGATCATTGGCAGGATGCGCTTGCCGGCTTTGAAGCGACGGGATCAAAGGAGCGTTTGGCGCTCCTGCGGCAGGCCATCGAATTCTTCGGGCCGGCGGGACCCTCAGAAGATCGCGAGAAACGGCAACTCGAGTTGAGCAGGATCTACAAGAAGAACGACGGCGTGTTCGAAGAACTTGAGTCACGATACTACAAGAGCAGCGAGAACGTCGACGTTCTGACGACGCGATTTGTTCTTGCAAATCCTGACCATTTCCGGTGA